A window from Salvia miltiorrhiza cultivar Shanhuang (shh) chromosome 2, IMPLAD_Smil_shh, whole genome shotgun sequence encodes these proteins:
- the LOC131008184 gene encoding uncharacterized protein LOC131008184: MAHEIKAELQSIWQVPNDWQLIPMGKGYFTLKFGSMEDKKMAKKVSTQDINGGLLRLREWVPKFNPYKEASSLVQVWVRIYYLPIELWHPEVISTIGRYLGSPLKIDASSAVGEVGHYARVIIEIDMSLPLREYVMIDEDDSSLYVEFSYENLPAYCNRCKITGHSTDKCRRTKASLENVNNKGGGVNGSNLNNIQQEVRKESVNEKEGRSDNSNMDSLGGNNNMQQQVIQQKDNMLPQTTSTAWQPKVVIDMQSRDMTDELEVGETEETSAKSIEPFQADQSGVSGPDILERILVEAEDPDTEAPASERFGIDNTEPLNAGNDPVLNPATEMKEGGSSSLGYNGEKLQEKDLKALALENAMKIQRLESLIKDIPQENNQAAAKRGRGRPPGNGRGGRRAEYKHSGCGFHQK; the protein is encoded by the coding sequence ATGGCGCACGAGATTAAAGCAGAACTGCAGAGCATTTGGCAAGTCCCTAACGATTGGCAATTAATACCCATGGGAAAAGGGTATTTCACGCTGAAATTCGGGTCGATGGAGGATAAGAAGATGGCTAAGAAAGTTTCGACTCAAGACATCAACGGCGGTCTCCTCAGGTTACGTGAATGGGTACCAAAATTTAACCCCTACAAGGAAGCTTCTTCGCTTGTGCAGGTTTGGGTTCGAATTTACTATCTTCCCATTGAACTTTGGCATCCGGAAGTTATCTCCACCATTGGTCGTTATCTCGGCTCTCCTCTAAAGATTGATGCTTCCTCTGCGGTTGGAGAAGTAGGACACTACGCGAGGGTTATTATTGAAATAGATATGTCGTTGCCTCTTCGTGAGTATGTCATGATAGATGAAGATGACAGCTCTCTTTATGTGGAATTCAGTTATGAAAATCTACCTGCTTACTGCAATCGTTGTAAGATCACAGGACATTCGACCGATAAATGTCGAAGAACGAAGGCAAGTTTGGAGAACGTTAATAATAAGGGAGGGGGAGTCAATGGTAGCAATCTAAATAATATACAGCAGGAAGTTAGAAAGGAGAGCGTCAACGAGAAGGAAGGGAGGAGTGATAATTCCAACATGGACTCGTTGGGCGGAAACAATAATATGCAGCAGCAGGTGATACAGCAGAAAGACAACATGTTGCCACAAACTACGTCAACTGCTTGGCAGCCGAAAGTGGTGATCGACATGCAATCGCGGGACATGACAGATGAATTGGAAGTAGGGGAAACAGAAGAAACAAGTGCTAAAAGTATTGAACCATTTCAGGCGGACCAAAGTGGCGTCTCTGGACCTGATATTCTTGAGCGAATCTTGGTGGAGGCCGAAGACCCGGATACTGAAGCGCCTGCTTCGGAGCGCTTTGGTATTGACAACACGGAACCTTTAAATGCTGGGAATGACCCGGTGTTGAACCCGGCAACGGAGATGAAGGAAGGAGGCTCTTCCTCCTTAGGTTATAACGGAGAGAAGTTACAGGAGAAGGATTTAAAAGCATTAGCTCTTGAGAATGCCATGAAAATCCAGAGACTCGAATCTCTTATTAAAGATATTCCTCAAGAGAACAATCAAGCTGCTGCAAAACGGGGCCGCGGCAGACCGCCAGGAAATGGACGAGGCGGAAGGCGGGCGGAGTATAAACACTCCGGCTGCGGATTCCATCAAAAGTAG